From Triticum aestivum cultivar Chinese Spring chromosome 4A, IWGSC CS RefSeq v2.1, whole genome shotgun sequence, a single genomic window includes:
- the LOC123084934 gene encoding UPF0496 protein 1, with the protein MGNSSSSSAGGSRPHRPTTSSESGLPHAAAAEELSSYEAACRHDPEVRTFDSTLQRRTSRAISTLAVGVEVRSMSLDSLREVTGCLLDMNQEVVKVILDCKKDIWKSPELFDLVEDYFESSLHTLDFCTALDKCLKRARDSQLLLHVALQRFDDEDDNAAAAAAPAARYARTLHELRQFKAAGDPFTDEFFEAFQAVYRQQLAMLEKLQQRKHRLDKKIKTIKAWRRVSSVIFASTFAAVLICSVVAAAIAAPPVAAALAAAAAIPIGSMGKWIDSLLKGYQDAVRGQKEVVSAMQVGTFIAIKDLDNIRVLINRVEMEIGSMIDCVDFAERDEEAVKFGVEEIKKKLEAFMKSVEDLGEQADRCSRDIRRARTVVLQRIIRHPN; encoded by the coding sequence ATGGggaactccagcagcagcagcgccggcGGCAGCAGGCCCCACCGGCCGACGACCTCGTCGGAGTCGGGGCTGCCGCACGCCGCCGCGGCGGAGGAGCTCAGCTCGTACGAGGCGGCGTGCCGGCACGACCCGGAGGTGCGCACcttcgactccacgctgcagcgcCGCACCAGCCGCGCCATCTCCACGCTGGCGGTGGGGGTCGAGGTGCGCTCCATGTCGCTCGACTCCCTCCGCGAGGTCACCGGCTGCCTCCTGGACATGAACCAGGAGGTGGTCAAGGTCATCCTCGACTGCAAGAAGGACATCTGGAAGAGCCCCGAGCTGTTCGACCTCGTGGAGGACTACTTCGAGAGCAGCCTCCACACCCTCGACTTCTGCACCGCGCTCGACAAGTGCCTCAAGCGCGCCCGCGACTCGCAGCTCCTCCTCCACGTCGCGCTCCAGCGCTTCGACGACGAGGAcgacaacgccgccgccgccgccgcgcccgccgcccggTACGCGCGCACGCTGCACGAGCTGCGCCAGTTCAAGGCGGCCGGGGACCCCTTCACCGACGAGTTCTTCGAGGCCTTCCAGGCCGTGTACCGGCAGCAGCTGGCCATGCTGGAGAAGCTGCAGCAGCGCAAGCACCGGCTGGACAAGAAGATCAAGACCATCAAGGCGTGGCGCCGGGTGTCGAGCGTCATATTCGCGAGCACCTTCGCGGCGGTGCTCATCTGCTCGGTGGTCGCCGCGGccatcgccgcgccgcccgtcgcAGCGGCATTGGCCGCGGCGGCTGCGATTCCGATAGGGTCCATGGGGAAGTGGATCGACTCGCTGCTCAAAGGGTACCAGGACGCCGTCCGTGGGCAGAAGGAGGTGGTGAGCGCAATGCAGGTCGGCACGTTCATCGCCATCAAGGATCTGGACAACATCAGGGTGCTCATCAACCGGGTGGAGATGGAGATCGGCTCAATGATCGACTGCGTGGATTTCGCGGAGCGGGACGAGGAGGCGGTCAAGTTCGGGgtggaggagatcaagaagaagctggaggccttcATGAAGAGCGTCGAGGACCTCGGGGAGCAGGCTGACCGGTGTAGCCGAGACATCCGCCGAGCAAGGACCGTCGTGCTGCAAAGGATCATCCGGCATCCCAACTGA